A stretch of Chloracidobacterium sp. DNA encodes these proteins:
- the hpnK gene encoding hopanoid biosynthesis-associated protein HpnK encodes MSTRLVIINADDFGASPTVNQAVAKAYDEGVLTSCSLMVGGDAFDEAVALAKARPGLAVGLHLTLVCGKSVLPAAKIPHLVDVQRQFSSNPVTAGLRYFLNPHCQEELRREIRAQFERFMATGLPCSHVDGHLHFHLHPTVFPILADCAAAFGVRFVRLPRERLRRNLAIRRQGWPVKLLHWAIFGWLSHKASRRMTCLGLRCADEVHGLYETGRFTEDYWLALLDRLGAEALSVAEGAPTLTHEIYCHPEAPSPMLPAHNAHGPDELAALLSPAVRARLRRANFRPATYADLL; translated from the coding sequence ATGTCAACCCGACTGGTCATCATCAACGCCGACGACTTTGGCGCGTCACCCACCGTCAACCAGGCGGTCGCCAAAGCGTATGACGAAGGCGTTTTGACAAGCTGCAGCCTGATGGTCGGCGGCGACGCCTTCGATGAAGCTGTGGCGCTAGCTAAGGCGCGTCCCGGACTTGCGGTTGGGCTGCACCTCACGCTTGTCTGCGGCAAATCAGTGTTGCCCGCCGCCAAGATTCCTCATTTGGTGGACGTACAACGGCAGTTCTCATCCAATCCGGTGACCGCCGGTCTGCGGTACTTTCTCAATCCACACTGTCAGGAAGAACTACGCCGTGAAATTCGCGCCCAGTTTGAGCGATTTATGGCGACGGGACTGCCCTGCTCGCACGTGGACGGCCATTTGCATTTCCATCTACACCCGACGGTCTTTCCCATCCTTGCCGACTGCGCCGCCGCGTTCGGCGTCCGCTTCGTCCGCCTGCCGCGTGAGCGTCTCCGGCGCAATCTCGCTATTCGCCGACAGGGCTGGCCGGTCAAGCTGCTCCACTGGGCGATATTTGGATGGCTCTCGCACAAAGCTTCCCGCCGGATGACCTGTCTTGGCCTGCGTTGCGCCGATGAAGTTCACGGCCTCTATGAAACTGGGCGCTTCACAGAAGACTACTGGCTCGCGCTCCTCGACCGCCTTGGCGCGGAAGCGCTCAGCGTCGCAGAGGGAGCACCCACCCTCACCCATGAAATCTATTGCCACCCAGAAGCGCCATCGCCTATGTTGCCCGCGCATAACGCCCACGGCCCGGACGAACTCGCGGCGCTCCTTAGTCCGGCGGTTCGAGCGCGTCTGCGCCGCGCCAACTTCCGACCGGCGACGTATGCAGATTTGCTATGA
- a CDS encoding heme-binding protein, giving the protein MRRLSLCDHLPALPSLVVALLIASLPILSACGSRNIAGSNAVIIPPPQTQALNKPLCPTPNERALSASDVTQIITQAVTRAVALNLRATIAVTDREANVLAVFRMTGANPNTFISGGPLGGRPIPSELAAISKAGTCSFFGTTGNAFTPRTASFIIQEHFPPGVAFTRGGPLFGVQFSSLLFSDINPRLPLGLSADAGGVPLYIGDSPVGGIGVELDGVYSLDLDPTDNDQSPEELIAVAGSRGFEAPAGIRGNQILVDGVALRFVNAPPPTPEPLVNLATQGSFMVIPAFGTQATPKAGVPFLGPGSQFTCGTLGGRPVRIFTPHANIVPSAQLSVAEVERILSQAIQQAYVTRAGIRLPLNNFAEVNVAVVDADGNLLGLRATPDAPLFGVDVCVQKARSAAFMSNPNARAILNAAGMGNYVSRAAADGVQLNGSVAFSSRGLGDLHRPFFPDGIDCTGSNPCVPNAPGPFSTASRLFTTTNVWSPFNTGLQLDLIAGSLLDILANYVNPGSVPVIRRPPNNIRNGLQIFAGAVPLYKNGVLVGAIGISGDGIDQDDIIASFGSAGFESPANIRSDQLIVRGVRLAFVKFPANPNL; this is encoded by the coding sequence ATGCGTCGTTTGTCGCTTTGTGACCACCTGCCTGCTTTGCCAAGCCTGGTCGTCGCCTTGCTCATCGCTAGCCTCCCCATCCTCTCCGCCTGCGGCTCGCGCAACATCGCTGGAAGCAACGCTGTCATCATTCCGCCGCCCCAAACCCAGGCGCTCAACAAGCCTCTGTGTCCGACGCCAAATGAGCGCGCCCTCTCGGCCAGCGATGTGACGCAAATCATCACCCAAGCTGTGACGCGAGCCGTTGCGCTCAACCTACGCGCCACCATCGCCGTAACCGACCGTGAAGCCAACGTCTTAGCTGTGTTTCGGATGACGGGCGCCAATCCCAACACGTTCATCTCCGGCGGGCCGCTCGGCGGGCGACCCATCCCCAGCGAACTGGCGGCGATTTCCAAAGCGGGAACCTGTTCGTTTTTCGGCACGACGGGCAACGCCTTCACACCGCGTACGGCAAGTTTCATCATCCAAGAGCACTTCCCGCCGGGCGTGGCGTTCACCCGTGGCGGGCCGCTGTTCGGCGTCCAGTTTTCCAGCCTGCTTTTCAGCGACATCAACCCCCGCCTGCCGCTGGGGCTGTCGGCCGACGCCGGCGGCGTCCCGCTCTACATCGGCGATTCACCCGTCGGTGGCATCGGCGTCGAACTCGATGGCGTCTACTCACTTGACCTCGACCCAACCGACAATGACCAGTCGCCTGAAGAACTCATCGCCGTCGCCGGTTCGCGGGGCTTTGAAGCGCCAGCTGGTATTCGCGGCAACCAAATCCTCGTGGACGGCGTCGCGCTGCGCTTCGTCAACGCCCCGCCGCCTACACCGGAGCCGCTGGTCAATCTGGCGACGCAGGGAAGCTTTATGGTCATTCCAGCCTTCGGGACGCAGGCGACGCCCAAGGCCGGTGTTCCCTTCCTCGGCCCAGGCAGCCAGTTTACCTGCGGCACGCTGGGCGGCCGTCCGGTGCGGATTTTTACGCCACACGCCAACATCGTCCCAAGCGCGCAACTGTCGGTCGCGGAAGTTGAACGCATCCTGAGCCAAGCCATCCAGCAGGCGTACGTGACGCGCGCCGGCATCCGCCTCCCGCTCAACAACTTCGCTGAAGTCAACGTGGCCGTCGTGGACGCCGACGGCAACCTGCTGGGTCTGCGCGCAACACCCGACGCCCCCCTCTTTGGCGTGGATGTCTGCGTGCAGAAAGCGCGGTCGGCGGCCTTTATGAGCAACCCAAACGCCAGAGCGATCCTCAACGCTGCCGGAATGGGCAACTACGTCAGCCGGGCGGCGGCCGACGGCGTGCAGCTCAACGGCTCTGTCGCTTTCAGTTCTCGCGGATTGGGCGACCTGCACCGGCCGTTTTTCCCGGACGGCATTGACTGCACTGGCTCAAACCCTTGCGTCCCCAACGCACCAGGGCCGTTTTCCACCGCCAGCCGTCTGTTCACTACAACAAATGTCTGGAGTCCGTTCAACACAGGCTTACAACTTGACCTGATCGCCGGGTCGCTGCTGGACATCCTCGCCAACTACGTCAACCCCGGCAGCGTGCCGGTCATTCGGCGACCGCCGAACAACATCCGTAACGGGCTGCAAATCTTCGCCGGCGCCGTGCCGCTGTACAAAAACGGCGTCCTTGTCGGGGCCATCGGCATCAGCGGCGACGGCATTGACCAAGACGATATCATCGCGTCATTCGGTTCAGCCGGTTTTGAATCGCCGGCCAACATCCGCAGTGACCAACTCATCGTGCGCGGCGTTCGACTGGCGTTCGTCAAATTCCCGGCCAACCCAAACCTGTGA
- a CDS encoding DMT family transporter, which yields MKLHPLVTASVIVNSMGNVLLTLAMKRLAPTLEAQLAAYDLTALLATVATDATFLSGLTLLIAFFMLFLTLLSKLDLSYVLPVTSLGYVVTALLGAVLLGEEVSALRWLGIVAIAVGVYLVTRSAEAERRTLPMESAS from the coding sequence ATGAAACTCCACCCGCTTGTCACCGCTTCCGTCATCGTCAACTCCATGGGAAACGTCCTCTTGACGCTGGCGATGAAACGACTCGCGCCAACACTGGAAGCCCAACTCGCGGCCTACGATCTCACGGCGCTGCTCGCCACCGTCGCCACAGACGCAACCTTTTTGAGCGGCCTAACGCTGCTCATCGCGTTTTTCATGCTCTTTCTCACACTGCTGTCAAAGCTCGACCTCAGCTATGTGCTGCCCGTGACTTCGCTGGGTTATGTCGTCACCGCACTGCTGGGCGCGGTTCTGCTTGGCGAAGAAGTGTCGGCGCTGCGTTGGCTGGGCATTGTGGCGATTGCCGTCGGCGTCTATCTCGTTACACGCAGCGCCGAGGCGGAGCGGCGCACCCTACCGATGGAGAGCGCGTCATGA
- a CDS encoding EamA family transporter, whose protein sequence is MTASLPVVVALIGGIVLFGTLGDLTLSRTMKRVGEGKLRTWRDTLSLVWRTLRAPGFYIGVACMAGAFFSLLAALSVAPVSLVEPATSLSFVLNTLGAQFILKERVNRTRWIGTLLVTGGAYLLFF, encoded by the coding sequence ATGACGGCTTCACTCCCGGTCGTCGTGGCGCTCATCGGCGGCATCGTCCTCTTCGGGACACTGGGCGACCTCACGCTCAGCCGGACGATGAAGCGCGTCGGCGAAGGTAAACTGCGCACCTGGCGCGACACCCTCAGCCTCGTATGGCGGACGCTCCGCGCGCCGGGGTTCTACATCGGCGTCGCCTGCATGGCCGGCGCGTTCTTTTCGCTTCTGGCGGCGCTTTCCGTTGCGCCGGTCAGTCTGGTCGAGCCGGCCACCTCGCTGAGTTTTGTCCTCAACACGCTCGGCGCACAGTTCATTCTCAAAGAACGGGTCAACCGAACGCGCTGGATCGGCACCCTGCTGGTCACCGGCGGCGCGTATCTCTTGTTCTTCTGA
- the hpnI gene encoding bacteriohopanetetrol glucosamine biosynthesis glycosyltransferase HpnI, whose protein sequence is MRLAPWLFTLLALLVVASCAYQLVVLAGTIWFRRLTCRERRASGIVFTPPVSLLKPIRGADADTEACLESFFRQDYPHYEIVFALHDPSDPAVPIIERLKQTHPTTPVTCVFRPPPLGVNPKVVNLANALEAARHDTLILSDADIRVPRDYMRTVVRPLQNPQVGVVTCLYRGVNAGGLPSRLECLGVSTDFIGGVLAARITEGLSFAFGATIATRKSVIAAFGGLARLADHLGDDYLLGNLAHRAGYEVRLSSCVVETVVPRMTWREFLSHQLRWARTIRTARFGGYVGLAVTHTFALGMLLVAAFPTITLAWALALIGLALRFLTAWQTARLLGDQATIRNLGWLPLRDLLHLAVWIGGLWGRTVTWHGQIYRLADDGKLSPPPLPEHQ, encoded by the coding sequence GTGCGTCTCGCGCCTTGGCTTTTTACGCTTCTCGCCCTGCTGGTGGTCGCCTCGTGCGCGTATCAACTTGTTGTTCTTGCCGGAACAATCTGGTTTCGGCGGCTCACCTGCCGGGAACGCCGCGCCTCGGGAATCGTCTTCACGCCGCCGGTCAGCCTGCTCAAACCCATCCGGGGCGCGGACGCCGACACCGAAGCTTGCCTCGAAAGCTTTTTCCGGCAGGACTACCCACACTACGAAATTGTCTTCGCGCTGCACGACCCAAGCGATCCCGCCGTCCCCATCATCGAGCGGCTGAAGCAAACTCACCCGACGACGCCAGTCACCTGCGTGTTTCGTCCACCGCCGCTTGGCGTCAACCCCAAAGTCGTCAATCTGGCCAATGCACTAGAAGCGGCACGGCACGACACCTTGATCCTGAGCGACGCCGACATCCGCGTCCCACGCGACTACATGCGCACCGTCGTGCGCCCCTTGCAGAATCCACAGGTCGGCGTCGTCACCTGCCTGTACCGTGGCGTCAACGCCGGCGGACTACCGTCCCGTCTCGAATGTTTGGGCGTCAGCACGGACTTCATCGGCGGCGTACTAGCGGCGCGGATCACGGAAGGCTTGAGTTTCGCCTTCGGTGCCACCATCGCCACCCGTAAGTCGGTCATCGCCGCCTTCGGCGGTTTGGCGCGATTAGCCGACCACTTGGGCGACGACTACCTCCTCGGTAACCTCGCCCACCGGGCGGGATATGAGGTGCGGCTTTCCTCGTGCGTCGTGGAAACTGTTGTCCCACGGATGACGTGGCGTGAGTTCCTAAGCCATCAACTCCGGTGGGCGCGCACCATTCGGACAGCCCGCTTCGGCGGCTACGTCGGGCTGGCGGTCACGCACACGTTTGCGCTGGGGATGCTGCTGGTCGCTGCGTTTCCCACCATCACCCTCGCCTGGGCGCTGGCGCTCATTGGGTTGGCGCTGCGCTTCCTCACCGCGTGGCAAACAGCGCGCCTCCTTGGCGACCAAGCGACCATCCGCAACCTTGGTTGGCTGCCGCTGCGCGACCTGCTTCACCTCGCTGTTTGGATTGGCGGCCTTTGGGGACGTACAGTCACTTGGCATGGGCAAATCTACCGGCTGGCGGACGACGGCAAACTTTCCCCGCCCCCACTCCCGGAACACCAGTAG